The Acidimicrobiales bacterium genome contains a region encoding:
- a CDS encoding transketolase C-terminal domain-containing protein has translation MDYARRNPRVVCVTNDLTKSVEADLFRETFPDRYFSLGMAEQNLVGVLSGLAREGLEPFYPSFSVFVTRRPYEQIALNIAYPNLPVRLIGFLPGLTTPGGVTHQATDDLSLMTTLPNMTVLSLADATDVETFTDSLPAIDGPVFCRMPRGEVPRFFDEPFRLGHARVLSEGADICVLSTGAAAPHAARACETLSAGGVAVAHLVISTLKPFDDLRVTEAIADSPATITVENHLTRGGLGTAVAELMAEAGIRTTLRRVGIRDTFTHGGRPPYLFAHYGIDAIAVIRAANGLLGTSMTLEDEVVAQHSGPHEDAAEGL, from the coding sequence GTGGATTACGCACGTCGGAACCCGCGGGTCGTGTGCGTGACGAACGACCTGACGAAGTCGGTCGAGGCCGACCTGTTCCGTGAGACCTTCCCCGACCGGTACTTCTCACTCGGAATGGCCGAACAGAACCTCGTCGGTGTGCTGAGTGGACTCGCCCGGGAGGGGCTGGAGCCGTTCTACCCGTCCTTCAGCGTCTTCGTCACCCGCCGACCGTATGAACAGATAGCGCTCAACATCGCCTATCCGAATCTTCCGGTGAGGCTCATCGGCTTTCTCCCCGGGCTGACCACCCCGGGCGGCGTCACCCACCAGGCCACCGACGACCTCTCGCTGATGACGACCCTGCCGAACATGACCGTCCTGTCCCTCGCCGATGCCACCGACGTCGAGACGTTCACGGACAGCCTCCCCGCCATCGACGGGCCGGTCTTCTGCCGCATGCCGCGCGGCGAGGTGCCACGATTCTTCGACGAGCCGTTCCGACTCGGGCACGCAAGGGTCCTCTCCGAGGGTGCCGACATCTGCGTGCTCAGCACGGGCGCCGCGGCTCCGCACGCGGCCCGGGCGTGTGAGACCCTTTCCGCCGGGGGCGTCGCCGTAGCTCATCTCGTCATCTCGACGTTGAAGCCGTTCGACGACCTCCGGGTGACCGAGGCGATCGCGGATAGTCCCGCAACGATCACGGTGGAGAACCACCTGACCCGCGGAGGACTGGGCACCGCCGTAGCCGAACTCATGGCCGAGGCGGGAATCCGGACCACCCTGCGGCGGGTGGGGATCCGGGACACCTTCACCCACGGCGGACGCCCGCCGTACCTGTTCGCCCACTACGGAATCGACGCCATCGCCGTGATCCGGGCCGCGAACGGACTGCTCGGGACCTCGATGACCCTGGAGGACGAAGTAGTGGCGCAACACAGCGGGCCGCACGAGGACGCTGCCGAGGGCCTGTGA
- a CDS encoding sugar-binding domain-containing protein, with the protein MDVTDEVIEPLRSLELAFIARRYYLEGRTKVQIADELSISRFRVARLLDDAREAGIVKIEIATPSLIDTDLSFELERRFGLDRAVVATVNELSVDSVRLAVARLAAALLPEVLTDADVVGIGWGRTLHDLISHLPPLPPCTTVQIVGGMPEVELWMNSVDLVRRFAERTGGPMHTFLLPYLVNDGAVAKGLQADPSFVRARGWFSELSLVIAAIGSWDPPQSGLFDLLADAERDEIRSAGVVADIFGTLIDESGSVVASPVASRSTGIDPEQLRAVPSVIGVAAGAAKTQAVGAALESGLLSALVTDAGVARALLDL; encoded by the coding sequence GTGGATGTCACCGATGAGGTGATCGAGCCGCTGCGCTCTCTGGAGCTGGCATTCATCGCCCGCCGGTACTACCTCGAGGGGCGGACCAAGGTTCAGATCGCCGACGAGTTGTCGATCTCGAGGTTTCGTGTCGCTCGGTTGCTCGACGACGCGCGAGAGGCGGGGATCGTCAAGATCGAGATCGCGACACCCAGCCTGATCGACACGGACCTGTCCTTCGAACTCGAGCGCCGATTCGGCCTCGACCGGGCCGTCGTCGCAACGGTCAACGAGTTGTCCGTTGACAGCGTGCGTCTGGCGGTGGCTCGTCTGGCCGCAGCGCTGTTGCCGGAGGTCCTGACCGACGCTGACGTCGTGGGGATCGGCTGGGGGCGCACTCTGCACGATCTGATCTCGCATCTCCCCCCGCTACCGCCGTGTACGACGGTGCAGATCGTGGGCGGGATGCCCGAGGTCGAGCTGTGGATGAACTCGGTCGATCTCGTCCGCCGCTTCGCCGAGCGCACCGGCGGACCGATGCACACGTTCCTGCTTCCGTACCTCGTCAACGACGGAGCGGTGGCGAAGGGACTTCAGGCGGATCCGAGTTTCGTCCGGGCCCGTGGCTGGTTCTCCGAACTCTCCCTCGTCATCGCGGCGATCGGCTCCTGGGACCCACCACAGTCCGGCCTGTTCGACCTCCTGGCCGACGCGGAGCGCGACGAGATCCGATCCGCCGGTGTCGTAGCCGACATCTTCGGCACCCTGATCGACGAGTCCGGCTCGGTTGTGGCCTCGCCGGTGGCGTCGCGGTCGACCGGGATAGATCCGGAGCAGTTGCGCGCCGTACCCTCCGTCATCGGGGTGGCGGCAGGCGCAGCGAAGACACAGGCGGTCGGAGCGGCACTCGAGTCGGGCCTGCTGTCAGCGCTGGTCACCGATGCCGGGGTGGCGCGGGCGCTGCTCGACCTCTGA